The Streptomyces sp. NBC_01255 genome window below encodes:
- a CDS encoding FAD-dependent oxidoreductase, translating to MRKLTIIGGGFAGLTAAITAAEAGAKVTVHEAHRTPGGRARTAEGPYRTNEGPHALYDGGPHWTWLKQRGLLGPLAPLPPAEALRLRFHRDGALRRTPPLGLLRQTLRNAAQAPVDVDFHTWVTGLAGERTAHDAAAYSAVALFHHDPGSLSARFVQERLHRAGSLPPEAHYVRGGWGQLIERMVARAWEMGVRIETSSRVDSLPLGDGPVVVATALPAAARLLGDPSLTWESGRTVLLDLALRTRKGDPFVVSDLDAPGWIERFTAQDPSLAPAGQQLIQAQLPIGPGASKADGVAHAERLLDRGFPGWRERTVWRREAVSQGRTGAVDRPGTTWRDRPAVDRGDGVYLVGDQVAAPGVLSEVSFTSAMEAVSLAVRTELLDLKRA from the coding sequence CGGCGGCCGGGCCCGTACCGCCGAAGGCCCGTACCGCACCAACGAAGGCCCGCACGCCCTCTACGACGGCGGCCCCCACTGGACGTGGCTCAAGCAGCGCGGCCTCCTCGGCCCGCTCGCCCCGCTGCCGCCCGCCGAGGCCCTCCGGCTCCGCTTCCACCGCGACGGCGCCCTGCGCCGCACCCCGCCGCTCGGCCTGCTGCGCCAGACCCTCCGGAACGCCGCACAGGCCCCCGTCGACGTTGACTTCCACACCTGGGTCACCGGCCTCGCGGGCGAGCGGACCGCCCACGACGCCGCCGCCTACAGCGCGGTCGCCCTCTTCCACCACGACCCGGGCTCGCTCTCGGCCCGCTTCGTCCAGGAGCGTCTGCACCGGGCGGGCTCCCTGCCGCCCGAGGCCCACTACGTCCGGGGCGGCTGGGGTCAGCTGATCGAACGGATGGTCGCGCGCGCCTGGGAGATGGGCGTACGGATCGAGACCTCGTCCCGCGTCGACAGCCTGCCGCTCGGCGACGGGCCGGTGGTCGTCGCCACCGCCCTGCCCGCCGCCGCCCGGCTCCTCGGCGACCCGTCGCTGACCTGGGAGAGCGGCCGCACGGTGCTGCTCGACCTGGCGCTGCGGACCCGGAAGGGCGATCCGTTCGTGGTCTCGGACCTGGACGCGCCCGGCTGGATCGAACGGTTCACGGCGCAGGACCCCTCGCTCGCCCCCGCCGGACAGCAGCTGATCCAGGCCCAGCTGCCCATCGGCCCCGGCGCGTCCAAGGCGGACGGCGTCGCCCATGCCGAGCGGCTCCTCGACCGCGGCTTCCCCGGCTGGCGCGAGCGGACGGTGTGGCGCCGGGAGGCCGTGTCCCAGGGCCGTACGGGTGCGGTGGACCGGCCGGGCACCACCTGGCGCGACCGGCCGGCGGTCGACCGGGGCGACGGCGTGTACCTGGTGGGCGACCAGGTGGCGGCGCCCGGAGTGCTGTCGGAGGTGTCGTTCACGAGCGCGATGGAGGCGGTGTCGCTGGCCGTCCGCACGGAACTGCTTGACCTCAAGCGCGCTTGA
- a CDS encoding zinc-binding dehydrogenase yields the protein MHAIRLHAFGPAENLTYEETTDPVPAPGQVRIRVAAAGVHLLDTALRLGHTGPFPAPAELPTIPGREVAGTVDALGEGTDPSWLGKRVVAHLGMVPGGYAELAVTDAARLHALPEGLGEAEAVAMIGTGRTTLGILQFTELGPDSIAIVPAAAGGIGTLLVQYAMNAGATVVGLAGGPAKVALVEANGADLAVDYKETDWPEKVRAYLGGRSATVVFDSVGGDTGRAAVDLLGKGGQHVVFGWSGAGLHDGEPLTFTPEELAERGITSDSVLGPVMIQKAGGDVRNLELAALAAATDGSLRPAVHRFPLEDAAKAHRALETRGTTGKVVLIP from the coding sequence ATGCACGCCATCCGCCTCCACGCCTTCGGCCCCGCCGAGAACCTCACGTACGAGGAGACGACCGACCCCGTACCGGCCCCCGGCCAGGTCCGCATCCGTGTCGCGGCGGCCGGCGTGCACCTCCTCGACACCGCGCTGCGACTCGGCCACACCGGCCCCTTCCCCGCCCCCGCCGAACTCCCCACGATCCCCGGCCGCGAGGTCGCCGGCACCGTCGACGCACTCGGCGAGGGCACCGACCCGTCCTGGCTCGGCAAGCGGGTCGTCGCCCACCTCGGCATGGTCCCCGGAGGGTACGCGGAGCTGGCCGTCACCGACGCCGCCCGCCTGCACGCCCTGCCCGAGGGCCTCGGCGAGGCCGAGGCCGTCGCCATGATCGGCACCGGCCGCACGACCCTGGGCATCCTGCAGTTCACGGAACTCGGCCCCGACTCGATCGCGATCGTCCCGGCGGCCGCGGGCGGCATCGGCACCCTGCTCGTCCAGTACGCGATGAACGCCGGCGCGACCGTCGTCGGCCTCGCCGGCGGCCCCGCGAAGGTCGCGCTCGTCGAGGCGAACGGCGCCGACCTCGCCGTCGACTACAAGGAGACGGACTGGCCGGAGAAGGTCCGCGCGTACCTCGGCGGGCGCTCCGCGACCGTCGTCTTCGACTCGGTCGGCGGCGACACCGGCCGCGCCGCCGTCGACCTCCTCGGCAAGGGCGGGCAGCACGTGGTGTTCGGCTGGTCCGGCGCGGGCCTGCACGACGGCGAACCGCTGACGTTCACCCCGGAGGAACTCGCGGAGCGGGGCATCACGTCGGACTCCGTCCTCGGCCCCGTCATGATCCAGAAGGCGGGCGGCGACGTCCGCAACCTCGAACTCGCCGCCCTCGCCGCCGCGACCGACGGCAGCCTCCGCCCGGCGGTCCACCGCTTCCCGCTGGAGGACGCGGCGAAGGCCCACCGCGCCCTGGAGACCCGGGGCACGACGGGCAAGGTGGTCCTCATCCCGTAG
- a CDS encoding GNAT family N-acetyltransferase encodes MIRTATPADVPVVFAMIRDLAEYEKALHEVRTTPEQLHEALFGDRPAAFAHIAETESGEVAGFALWFLNFSTWRGVHGIYLEDLYVRPEVRGGGHGKALLSELARICVDRGYERLEWSVLNWNKPSIDFYESLGARPQDEWTVYRLTDGALAELGGGGAGVL; translated from the coding sequence ATGATCCGTACCGCCACGCCCGCCGATGTCCCCGTCGTCTTCGCCATGATCCGCGACCTCGCGGAGTACGAGAAGGCCCTCCACGAGGTCCGTACGACCCCTGAGCAGCTCCACGAGGCCCTCTTCGGCGACCGCCCCGCCGCCTTCGCCCACATCGCGGAGACGGAGTCCGGCGAGGTCGCCGGCTTCGCGCTCTGGTTCCTCAACTTCTCGACCTGGCGCGGTGTCCACGGCATCTACCTGGAGGACCTGTACGTCCGTCCGGAGGTGCGCGGCGGCGGCCACGGCAAGGCCCTGCTGAGCGAGCTGGCCCGGATCTGCGTGGACCGCGGCTACGAGCGCCTGGAGTGGTCCGTCCTGAACTGGAACAAGCCGTCGATCGACTTCTACGAGTCCCTGGGCGCCCGCCCGCAGGACGAGTGGACGGTCTACCGCCTCACGGACGGGGCGCTGGCGGAGCTCGGCGGTGGTGGGGCGGGAGTGCTGTAG
- a CDS encoding aminoglycoside phosphotransferase family protein — protein sequence MIHVPEELARSQAKYNGEAGRAFVAGLPARAEEFLGRWGLRVTGPSMYGVASLVLPVERVADGTRAALKMQILDDETEGEPVGLRVWDGAGVVRLLDHDAGTGTMLLEWLDAARPLSSVADTREALRIVAALLARLVAVPAPAGLRTLGDIAAGMLADVPDAAARLDAADAAVLRDCAAAVRDVAGEPGDRLLHWDLHLDNVLAAEREPWLAIDPKPLAGDPGFDLLPALTDRFDPDPDEMLWRFDLLAEVVGDRRRAVAWTLGRVLQNGLWDIEDGEPGLDEEQVALARILLARRA from the coding sequence GTGATTCACGTACCCGAGGAACTCGCGCGCTCGCAGGCCAAGTACAACGGTGAGGCGGGGCGGGCGTTCGTCGCCGGGCTGCCCGCGCGGGCCGAGGAGTTCCTCGGCCGCTGGGGGCTGCGGGTCACCGGACCCTCCATGTACGGGGTGGCCTCGCTGGTGCTGCCGGTGGAGCGGGTCGCGGACGGCACCCGCGCCGCGCTGAAGATGCAGATCCTCGACGACGAGACCGAGGGGGAGCCGGTCGGGCTGCGGGTCTGGGACGGGGCCGGTGTGGTGCGGCTGCTCGATCACGACGCCGGGACCGGGACCATGCTCCTGGAGTGGCTCGACGCCGCCCGGCCGCTGTCCTCGGTCGCCGACACCAGGGAGGCGCTGCGGATCGTGGCGGCGCTGCTCGCCCGGCTCGTGGCCGTTCCGGCGCCGGCGGGGCTGCGGACCCTCGGCGACATCGCCGCCGGGATGCTCGCCGACGTACCGGACGCGGCCGCACGGCTCGACGCGGCCGACGCCGCCGTCCTGCGGGACTGCGCGGCGGCCGTACGGGACGTGGCGGGCGAGCCGGGGGACCGGCTGCTCCACTGGGACCTCCACCTGGACAACGTGCTCGCGGCCGAGCGGGAGCCCTGGCTGGCCATCGACCCCAAGCCGCTCGCCGGGGATCCGGGGTTCGATCTGCTGCCCGCTCTGACGGACCGGTTCGATCCCGATCCGGACGAGATGCTGTGGCGGTTCGACCTGCTGGCCGAGGTCGTCGGCGACCGGCGGCGGGCGGTGGCGTGGACGCTCGGCCGGGTCCTGCAGAACGGGCTCTGGGACATCGAGGACGGAGAGCCCGGCCTGGACGAGGAACAGGTGGCGCTCGCGCGAATCCTGCTGGCCAGGAGGGCGTGA
- a CDS encoding NAD(P)/FAD-dependent oxidoreductase has translation MSTVNGGISFWYGQEGAPAPREPLPGDTTADVCIVGGGYTGLWTAYYLKKAVPFLNITVLEAKFCGYGASGRNGGWLYNGIAGRARYAKLHGHEAAVRLQQAMNATVDEVLDICETEKIEADQHRGGVLEVAVSPAQLARLKEFHATEAAFGERDRELYGARETADRIRVTGAVGSSWTPHGARLHPVKLVKGLAEAVESLGVTIHESTPVTEIKPKHAITPYGTVRAPYVLRCTEGFTASLAGQRRTWLPMNSSMIATEPLTDAQWESIGWEGRETLGDMAHAYMYAQRTADGRIALGGRGVPYRYGSKTDNDGRTQPQTIEALRDILVRFFPQLAGIGVDHAWSGVLGVPRDWCATVTLDRSTGLGWAGGYVGSGVATANLAARTLRDLIQQDSGQSGPTDLTALPWVNHKVRKWEPEPLRWLAVQAMYAAFRGADRRELTGHSAETDRVAVLADKVTGRH, from the coding sequence ATGAGTACGGTCAACGGCGGCATCTCGTTCTGGTACGGGCAAGAGGGCGCCCCCGCCCCCCGCGAGCCGCTCCCCGGCGACACCACGGCCGACGTCTGCATCGTCGGCGGCGGCTACACGGGCCTGTGGACGGCCTACTACCTGAAGAAGGCCGTCCCGTTCCTCAACATCACGGTCCTCGAAGCCAAGTTCTGCGGCTACGGCGCCTCCGGACGCAACGGCGGCTGGCTCTACAACGGCATCGCGGGCCGCGCCCGCTACGCCAAGCTCCACGGCCACGAGGCCGCCGTCCGCCTCCAACAGGCCATGAACGCCACGGTCGACGAGGTCCTGGACATCTGCGAGACGGAGAAGATCGAGGCGGACCAGCACCGCGGAGGAGTGCTCGAAGTAGCCGTTTCCCCGGCGCAACTGGCCCGTCTGAAGGAGTTCCACGCGACCGAGGCCGCCTTCGGCGAGAGGGACCGCGAGCTCTACGGCGCCCGCGAGACGGCCGACCGGATCCGCGTCACCGGCGCCGTCGGCTCGTCCTGGACACCGCACGGCGCCCGTCTGCACCCGGTGAAGCTGGTCAAGGGCCTGGCGGAGGCCGTGGAGTCCCTCGGCGTGACGATCCACGAGTCGACGCCGGTCACGGAGATCAAGCCGAAGCACGCGATCACCCCGTACGGCACGGTCCGCGCCCCGTACGTCCTGCGCTGCACGGAGGGCTTCACGGCCTCCCTCGCCGGGCAGCGCCGCACCTGGCTGCCGATGAACTCGTCGATGATCGCCACCGAGCCCCTCACGGACGCCCAGTGGGAGTCCATCGGCTGGGAGGGCCGCGAGACCCTCGGCGACATGGCGCACGCCTACATGTACGCGCAGCGCACGGCGGACGGCCGCATCGCGCTGGGCGGCCGGGGAGTCCCGTACCGCTACGGCTCGAAGACGGACAACGACGGCCGCACGCAGCCGCAGACGATCGAGGCCCTCCGCGACATCCTGGTCCGCTTCTTCCCGCAGCTCGCCGGCATCGGCGTCGACCACGCCTGGTCGGGCGTCCTCGGCGTCCCCCGCGACTGGTGCGCGACGGTCACGCTCGACCGCTCGACGGGCCTGGGCTGGGCGGGCGGGTACGTGGGCTCCGGCGTCGCCACCGCGAACCTGGCGGCCCGTACCCTCCGCGACCTGATCCAGCAGGACTCGGGCCAGTCGGGCCCCACGGACCTCACCGCACTGCCCTGGGTGAACCACAAGGTGCGCAAGTGGGAACCGGAGCCGCTGCGCTGGCTCGCGGTCCAGGCGATGTACGCGGCGTTCCGGGGTGCGGACCGCCGCGAACTGACGGGCCACAGCGCGGAGACGGACCGGGTGGCGGTCCTGGCGGACAAGGTGACGGGCCGCCACTGA